One window of Acipenser ruthenus chromosome 52, fAciRut3.2 maternal haplotype, whole genome shotgun sequence genomic DNA carries:
- the LOC117432513 gene encoding tripartite motif-containing protein 29-like produces the protein MLAEVVEKLKKTGLNPPPAQSYAGPGDVPCDFCTGRKFKAVKSCLTCLASYCETHVKPHYEGAAFKRHKLINAIGDLEQKLCAEHQRLCEVFCRTDQTCICLFCSQNEHKSHDTVSAEAERTGKQKQLRETQTEIQQRIQERLKEIEELKQAVESLKRSACIEIKESEKIFTELIRSIEKIHTEVIELIGANEKAAVNQAEGRMKKLEQEIAELRRRNAELKQLSETEDHIHFLQNFQSLCAPPEAGDLPSVTVNTDISFGAVRKAVSELKDHIEDFSKGELVKITTTGWCEINPFGRDFSNRPWLEEGQDLQDINKDLLQIVDYMKEEGGSREE, from the exons atgctggctgaagttgtggagaaattaaagaagacaggactcaatcctcctcctgctcaaagttatgctggacctggagatgtgccgtgtgatttctgtactgggagaaagttcaaagctgtgaaatcctgtttgacgtgcctggcctcttactgtgaaacacacgtcaagccacactatgagggggctgctttcaagaggcacaagctgatcaatgcaattggagatctggagcagaagctttgtgctgaacaccaacgATTATgtgaggtcttctgtagaaccgatcagacgtgtatttgcttattttgttcacaaaatgaacacaagagccatgatacagtctcggCTGAGGCAGAAAGGActgggaaacag aagcagctgagagagacacagacagaaatacaacagagaatccaggagagactgaaagaaattgaagagctgaaacaggctgtggagtcactgaaa agatctgcatgcatagaaataaaggaaagtgagaagatctttactgagctgatccgatccattgagaagatccacactgaggttattgagctgattggagctaacgagaaggctgcagtgaatcaggctgaaggacgcatgaagaaactggagcaggagattgctgagctaaggaggagaaacgctgagctgaaacagctttcagagacagaggatcacatccattttctacag aatttccagtctctctgtgcccctcctgaagctggagacttacccagcgttactgtcaatacagatatctcttttggggctgtgaggaaagctgtatctgaacttaaagaccatattgaggacttcagcaagggggaattagtcaaaataaccacaacaggttggtgtgaaataaatccatttggtagagatttctcaaatagaccatggcttgaggagggacaggacctgcaagacattaataaagacctcttgcagattgttgacTATATGAAGGAGGAGGGAGGCAGCAGGGAAGAATGA